The following coding sequences are from one Nymphalis io chromosome 5, ilAglIoxx1.1, whole genome shotgun sequence window:
- the LOC126768435 gene encoding uncharacterized protein LOC126768435, translating to MLSVIVAALACLWLARASPAESHSLRSNALNTFTPKDLSVILANIDERLRVLDTITAVQVKQARRLDVIQDKLDRLETTLSLKLERAQLAAERLEHRLHMLQTSVQTSIKESGDKIEKSQAKITEVAKNLTNQINTHTHLLEKVSGAYADTWRRGLLIESLVRDGMSLVNVTRRELADGLRALARRHREARLTSVDVEASFSKRLEDNTKKIDMKMQEVLDAQKHFVDSCQRVQLDDPTHVADVLDKLIDSLINKTASTFRELQNIQVTMRNHDNKVMKILSNRPTQNDIPCKRLENLFRNTSHATFNEKELQQLTEKFIGLTNRADAALQRLEVRLTDDTEEHVPDSDVTAAADRLFQQLKGIKNENSEEDYDLDDGDSSYFDNSMNDFMDEDQEVLSHRSNKARFTNADSTPTKPHRRHLHKHPFDRGPL from the exons GATTTGAGCGTAATTCTAGCAAATATAGACGAGCGACTGCGCGTGCTAGACACCATAACTGCAGTTCAAGTGAAACAAGCACGACGTTTGGACGTAATACAAGATAAACttg acCGCCTGGAAACCACGCTGTCTTTGAAACTTGAACGGGCACAGTTGGCTGCGGAGAGACTAGAGCACAGACTTCACATGCTTCAAACAAGCGTACAG ACTTCAATCAAAGAGAGCGGTGACAAAATTGAAAAGAGCCAGGCGAAGATTACAGAGGTAGCCAAAAATTTAACGAATCAAATCAACACGCACACTCATCTATTAGAAAAA GTGAGTGGTGCCTATGCGGACACGTGGCGTCGCGGCCTTCTGATAGAGTCCTTGGTTCGAGACGGAATGTCATTGGTAAACGTGACGAGACGCGAGCTCGCCGACGGACTACGGGCGCTTGCGAGGCGACATAGAGAGGCACGTCTTACGTCAGTGGACGTTGAAGCTTCATTTTCAAAGCGTCTTGAAGACAACACTAAAAAAATCGATATGAAG atgCAAGAAGTTTTAGATGCTCAGAAACATTTTGTTGATTCTTGTCAACGAGTTCAACTCGACGACCCAACGCATGTCGCTGACGTGCTGGACAAATTAATCGACTCCCTTATTAACAA AACAGCGTCAACGTTTCGGGAATTACAAAACATTCAGGTGACAATGAGAAACCATGACAATAAAGTTATGAAAATATTGAGCAATCGCCCAACACAA AACGACATTCCATGCAAACGTCTCGAAAATTTGTTCCGAAACACGTCACATGCTACTTTTAATGAGAAAGAATTACAACAACTGACGGAAAAGTTCATTGGATTGACAAATAGAGCTGATGCAGCTTTACAGCGATTGGAGGTTCGTCTGACTGACGATACGGAAGAACATGTGCCAGATTCCGACGTGACGGCCGCCGCAGATCGACTATTTCAACAGCTTAAAGGAATCAA aAATGAAAACAGCGAAGAAGATTACGACTTGGATGATGGAGATTCCAGCTATTTTGACAATAGTATGAACGATTTTATGGACGAAGATCAAGAGGTACTAAGCCATAGATCAAATAAAGCTAGATTTACAAATGCAGACAGCACTCCTACTAAGCCCCACCGAAGACATCTGCACAAACATCCATTTGACCGGGGCCCTTTGTaa